In a genomic window of Flavobacteriales bacterium:
- a CDS encoding efflux RND transporter periplasmic adaptor subunit: MQKITFVTVLGALVACGPERETTTPVSGPITEAVYASGIIKALDQYQAFPAVSGIVAEVHVQAGDSVRAGDALFTIDNRATSLGTQRAELALELLRQNASVASPVLEQLRLAVEQARTRLANDSLQFARQKALWDKQIGSRAELDSRELAYTSSRNAWLTAQKAYSETRTRLRNELRLAENELALRRAAEGDHTVRSLLDGRVYDVLIERGELANPQRALATVGRADAFLMELQVDEFDIVRVKPGHDVLITMDSYKGQVLEGTVSRVDPLMNERSRTFTVEAIFKQAPPVLYPNLTVEANIVLARKERALTIPAAYLLDDRYVLVGKDERREVQVGLSDMQRVEILSGIDSTTAILLP; the protein is encoded by the coding sequence ATGCAGAAGATCACGTTCGTGACCGTCCTGGGGGCATTGGTGGCGTGCGGACCGGAGCGCGAGACCACCACGCCGGTGTCCGGCCCCATCACTGAGGCGGTCTATGCCAGCGGCATCATCAAAGCGCTCGACCAGTACCAGGCCTTCCCGGCGGTAAGCGGCATCGTGGCCGAGGTGCATGTGCAGGCCGGCGATAGCGTGCGCGCTGGTGATGCGCTCTTCACCATTGACAACCGCGCCACCAGTTTGGGGACGCAGCGCGCCGAGCTCGCCTTGGAGCTGCTGCGGCAGAACGCCAGCGTGGCATCGCCGGTTCTTGAGCAGTTGCGCCTTGCTGTGGAGCAGGCCCGCACCCGGCTCGCCAACGATAGCCTGCAGTTCGCCCGGCAGAAGGCCCTTTGGGACAAGCAGATCGGGAGCCGGGCTGAACTCGACAGCCGCGAGCTGGCCTACACCTCATCGCGAAACGCATGGCTCACGGCGCAGAAGGCGTACAGCGAGACGCGAACCCGACTTCGCAACGAGCTTCGCCTCGCCGAGAATGAGCTGGCCTTGCGACGGGCCGCTGAGGGCGATCACACCGTGCGCAGCCTCCTCGACGGCCGCGTGTACGATGTGCTCATCGAGCGCGGCGAGCTGGCCAATCCGCAGCGGGCACTGGCCACGGTGGGCCGCGCCGATGCCTTCCTGATGGAGCTGCAGGTGGATGAGTTCGACATCGTACGCGTGAAGCCCGGGCATGACGTGCTGATCACCATGGATAGTTACAAGGGCCAGGTGCTCGAAGGCACGGTGTCGCGCGTGGATCCGTTGATGAACGAGCGCTCCCGCACCTTCACCGTGGAGGCCATCTTCAAGCAAGCGCCACCGGTGCTATACCCCAACCTCACCGTGGAGGCGAACATCGTGCTCGCCCGGAAGGAGCGTGCGCTCACGATCCCTGCGGCCTACCTCTTGGATGATCGTTACGTGCTGGTGGGGAAGGATGAGCGCCGGGAGGTGCAGGTGGGGCTAAGCGACATGCAGCGCGTGGAGATCCTCTCCGGCATCGATAGCACCACGGCGATCCTTCTCCCCTAG
- a CDS encoding aldo/keto reductase, which produces MRYRRLGRSGLQVSEVSLGSWLTFGKLITDDTAAELMKLAYDSGINFFDNAEIYSRGESERVMGRILKKMEWPRDTWVVSSKVFFGAGGKLPTQLGLHRKHVFEACHDALKRLQVDYLDLYFCHRPDPNTPIDETVWSMHSLIMQGKVMYWGTSEWSVDQIKEAHAVAEKHHLIGPVMEQPQYNLFHREKVEKEFAGLYETVGLGTTIWSPLASGVLSGKHTLEGDAASRLRAAGLDWLRERELNASRLRVVDSLKPIAADLGLSLPVLAIAWCLKNPRVSTVILGASKVAQLEENLKAVEAQDLLTGEVMAQVEKVLGKAPAEPQL; this is translated from the coding sequence ATGCGCTACCGTCGCCTCGGCCGCTCCGGCCTCCAAGTCTCTGAAGTCTCCTTGGGCTCCTGGCTCACGTTCGGCAAGCTCATCACCGATGACACCGCCGCCGAGCTGATGAAGCTCGCCTACGACAGCGGCATCAACTTCTTCGACAACGCGGAGATCTATTCACGTGGCGAGAGCGAGCGCGTCATGGGCCGCATCCTGAAGAAGATGGAATGGCCGCGCGACACCTGGGTCGTGAGCAGCAAGGTCTTCTTCGGCGCGGGCGGGAAGCTGCCCACCCAACTGGGACTGCATCGCAAGCACGTGTTCGAGGCCTGCCACGATGCACTCAAGCGCTTGCAGGTGGACTACCTCGACCTCTACTTCTGCCACCGACCGGATCCCAACACGCCCATCGACGAAACGGTGTGGAGCATGCACTCGCTGATCATGCAAGGCAAGGTGATGTACTGGGGCACCAGCGAATGGAGCGTTGATCAGATCAAGGAAGCGCATGCGGTCGCGGAGAAGCACCACCTCATCGGCCCGGTGATGGAGCAACCGCAGTACAACCTCTTCCACCGCGAGAAGGTGGAGAAGGAGTTCGCAGGGCTCTATGAGACCGTCGGCCTCGGCACAACGATCTGGAGCCCGCTTGCCAGCGGCGTGCTCTCCGGCAAGCACACCCTCGAGGGCGATGCCGCTTCGCGCCTTCGCGCGGCCGGACTCGATTGGCTCCGCGAGCGCGAGCTCAACGCATCACGTCTGCGAGTCGTGGATAGTCTCAAGCCGATCGCCGCTGACCTTGGTCTCTCTCTTCCCGTCCTCGCCATTGCGTGGTGCTTGAAGAACCCACGCGTGAGCACCGTGATCCTGGGTGCCAGCAAGGTGGCGCAGCTGGAGGAGAACCTGAAGGCCGTTGAGGCGCAGGATCTGCTGACCGGCGAGGTGATGGCGCAGGTGGAGAAGGTGCTGGGGAAAGCGCCGGCGGAGCCGCAGTTGTGA
- a CDS encoding RidA family protein, translating into MSSISSNKAPEPVGHYPHARRVGDLLFLSGVGPRERGTKKIPGVELNADGTIDSYDIETQVRSVFQNVKWILEDAGSSWEKIVDVTVYLTNMKDDFPTYNRLWKEYFEQDPPCRTTLEINCLPTPIAIELKVIATV; encoded by the coding sequence ATGAGCTCCATCAGCAGCAACAAGGCCCCCGAGCCCGTCGGTCACTACCCGCATGCCCGCCGCGTGGGTGACCTGCTCTTCCTCAGCGGCGTGGGTCCGCGCGAGCGCGGCACGAAGAAGATCCCCGGCGTGGAGCTGAATGCCGATGGCACCATTGATTCCTACGACATCGAGACGCAGGTGCGCAGCGTGTTCCAGAACGTGAAGTGGATCCTCGAGGATGCAGGCAGCAGCTGGGAGAAGATCGTGGATGTGACGGTCTATCTCACCAACATGAAGGACGATTTCCCCACCTACAACCGGCTATGGAAAGAGTACTTCGAGCAGGACCCGCCATGCCGGACGACGCTCGAGATCAATTGCCTGCCCACGCCGATCGCGATCGAGCTGAAGGTGATCGCCACGGTGTGA
- a CDS encoding ABC transporter ATP-binding protein encodes MSNGDPIIEARAITKSFHDPVETQVLKGVDLRVMRGEFASVMGKSGCGKSTLLYILSTMDTDYEGELLLDGERITGAPHEHLSRLRNEKIGFVFQFHYLIPEFSVLRNVMLPGLKRGLLSEREVEERAMAHLDTMGVAHQARKLANQVSGGEKQRVAIARALINEPLILMCDEPTGNLDSRNSDIVFGIFQSLAAKGQSLLVVTHDEDFARKTDRIITMDDGRVSDQGHR; translated from the coding sequence ATGAGCAACGGCGATCCCATCATCGAGGCACGTGCCATCACCAAGTCGTTCCACGACCCGGTGGAGACGCAAGTGCTCAAGGGCGTCGACCTGCGCGTGATGCGCGGCGAGTTCGCGAGCGTGATGGGCAAGAGCGGCTGCGGCAAGAGCACCTTGCTGTACATCCTCAGCACGATGGATACCGACTACGAGGGCGAGCTGCTCCTCGATGGCGAGCGCATCACCGGCGCGCCGCACGAGCACCTGAGCCGCCTGCGCAACGAGAAGATCGGATTCGTCTTCCAGTTCCATTACCTCATCCCCGAGTTCAGCGTGCTGCGCAACGTGATGCTGCCCGGGCTGAAGCGCGGCCTGCTCAGCGAGCGCGAGGTGGAGGAACGGGCGATGGCCCACCTGGACACCATGGGCGTTGCGCATCAGGCGCGCAAACTCGCGAATCAGGTGAGCGGCGGTGAGAAGCAACGCGTGGCCATCGCGCGCGCGCTCATCAACGAGCCCCTCATCCTCATGTGCGACGAGCCCACCGGCAACCTCGACAGCCGCAACAGCGACATTGTCTTCGGCATCTTCCAGTCGCTGGCTGCCAAGGGCCAGAGCCTGCTGGTGGTGACGCATGACGAGGATTTCGCGCGGAAAACGGACCGCATCATCACCATGGACGATGGGCGGGTGAGCGATCAAGGCCACCGGTGA
- the ppk1 gene encoding polyphosphate kinase 1, protein MARTDRRLAEKARLHVRQWFARRMPKDLRFHNLDHTLSVTRTALALGRATGLDAERIELLEVAALFHDTGYALGYDEHEKRGADLAEAFMRKHLEPENRIRAVRSLILSTRMGQRPRTPSQAVLRDADSAKAGQADFSARGELLRQERELVLRERIGATAWLKENLAYLDRHIFHTPQANRRYGPQKRINLAQLRKRVAVSKTKDMAIAPHLLIDRDLSWLSFNDRVMQEAEDPRNPLLERVKFLAIFSSNLDEFYRVRVAALHALARLGKSTRKALEVPPEKRIARINAKALAQQQRFGRLWRGTLIPSLERKGIVLRDEKRLTIAQRSFVEAHAARTILPKLFTAAVREGNAPFIEDRKLYFVCRVKHEGKQRGKQRLMLVNIPSDELGRFIALPAKRGRTELMLLDDAVRICLPKLFRGLEVLECHAIKLSRDAELYLDEEFAGTVKEKVRKSLRKRLTGVPARLLYDARMPKRTVHALRSLLHLEKADMVQGGRYHHFSDLFSLPVKGRNDLRDTPWPPLVHPSLRAGNAFAAADRGDMLLHFPYHDFKQVTAWLQRAARDPAVKRIRITLYRVATESTICEALLEALRRGKEVHAVVEVQARFDEGHNLKWGERLEQAGATVHYGFEGLKVHCKLCLIDRVRNGRVKRYAYLGTGNFNERTARVYSDTALITANPAITEEVAHVFRHLADRRTVLRTQHLLVAPNALRDAMEALVDKEMANAALGKPAGITLKLNSLEDRALISKLYDASQAGVPVRLIIRGICCLVPGAPGLSERIEAISLVDRYLEHARAYVFENAGNPRVYLSSADWMERNLDRRVEVAFPLLDGALRDEVISLLGLQWADTTKARVIDAGQTNAHRRARRGKPRGHAQRDTYAQLRAAARKRNR, encoded by the coding sequence ATGGCCCGCACCGATCGAAGGCTCGCAGAGAAAGCCCGGCTCCATGTGCGCCAATGGTTCGCCCGGCGCATGCCCAAGGACCTGCGCTTCCACAACCTGGACCACACCCTGTCCGTGACGCGCACGGCGTTGGCCCTTGGCCGAGCCACCGGCTTGGATGCGGAGCGGATTGAGCTCCTTGAGGTCGCCGCGCTCTTCCATGATACAGGCTATGCGCTGGGCTACGATGAGCACGAGAAGCGCGGTGCCGACCTGGCCGAGGCGTTCATGCGCAAGCACCTCGAGCCCGAGAACCGCATACGCGCGGTGCGGTCCCTGATCCTCAGCACGCGCATGGGCCAACGGCCGCGCACACCCTCTCAAGCCGTGCTTCGCGATGCCGATTCCGCCAAGGCCGGCCAGGCCGATTTCAGCGCCCGCGGCGAGCTGCTCAGGCAAGAGCGGGAACTGGTGCTGCGCGAGCGGATCGGCGCCACGGCGTGGTTGAAGGAGAACCTGGCTTACCTGGATCGGCACATTTTCCATACCCCGCAAGCCAACCGACGGTACGGTCCTCAGAAACGCATCAACCTCGCCCAGCTGCGGAAGCGCGTAGCGGTCTCCAAGACGAAGGACATGGCCATCGCGCCGCACCTTCTCATCGACCGGGACCTCAGCTGGCTCTCCTTCAACGACCGCGTGATGCAAGAAGCCGAGGACCCGCGCAACCCGTTGCTGGAACGCGTGAAATTCCTGGCCATCTTCTCCAGCAATCTCGACGAGTTCTACCGGGTGCGCGTTGCTGCGCTGCACGCTTTGGCACGGCTGGGCAAGTCCACGCGAAAGGCCCTCGAGGTGCCACCGGAGAAACGGATCGCCCGGATAAATGCGAAAGCGCTCGCGCAGCAGCAGCGATTCGGCCGTCTCTGGCGGGGCACCCTCATTCCCTCGCTGGAACGGAAGGGCATCGTGCTGCGCGATGAGAAACGCTTGACGATCGCCCAGCGCAGCTTCGTGGAGGCGCATGCGGCACGGACCATCCTGCCCAAGCTGTTCACGGCAGCCGTCCGTGAAGGCAATGCGCCCTTCATCGAGGACCGCAAGCTCTACTTCGTGTGCCGGGTGAAGCACGAAGGCAAGCAGCGCGGCAAGCAGCGCCTGATGCTGGTGAACATCCCCAGCGATGAACTGGGCCGTTTCATCGCATTGCCGGCCAAGCGCGGAAGAACGGAGCTGATGCTGCTCGATGACGCTGTGCGCATCTGCCTGCCCAAGCTCTTCAGGGGCCTTGAAGTGCTGGAGTGCCATGCGATCAAGCTCTCCCGCGACGCCGAGCTCTACCTCGATGAGGAATTCGCCGGCACCGTGAAGGAGAAGGTGCGCAAGAGCCTGCGCAAGCGGCTCACTGGCGTGCCCGCCCGCCTTCTCTATGATGCGCGCATGCCGAAGCGCACCGTGCATGCCTTGCGCTCACTGCTCCACTTGGAGAAGGCGGACATGGTACAAGGCGGGCGCTACCACCACTTCAGCGATCTCTTCTCGCTGCCTGTGAAGGGGCGCAATGACCTGCGGGACACGCCGTGGCCACCGCTGGTGCATCCTTCGCTTCGGGCCGGCAATGCGTTCGCTGCGGCGGATCGCGGAGATATGCTGCTGCACTTCCCTTACCACGATTTCAAGCAGGTCACGGCCTGGCTGCAGCGAGCCGCTCGCGATCCGGCTGTAAAGAGGATCCGCATCACGCTCTATCGCGTGGCAACGGAAAGCACCATTTGCGAAGCGCTGCTCGAGGCTTTGCGCAGAGGCAAGGAGGTGCATGCGGTGGTGGAGGTTCAGGCACGCTTCGATGAAGGGCACAACCTGAAGTGGGGCGAGCGGCTCGAGCAGGCCGGTGCGACGGTACATTATGGTTTCGAAGGCCTGAAAGTGCATTGCAAGCTCTGCCTGATCGACCGCGTGAGGAACGGAAGGGTGAAACGGTACGCGTACCTCGGCACCGGCAATTTCAATGAGCGCACCGCGCGCGTCTATTCCGACACGGCACTGATCACCGCCAATCCGGCCATCACCGAAGAGGTCGCGCATGTGTTCCGGCACCTCGCCGATCGGCGCACCGTGCTGCGCACGCAGCATCTGCTCGTGGCTCCGAACGCCCTGCGCGATGCCATGGAGGCGCTCGTGGACAAGGAGATGGCCAATGCAGCGCTCGGCAAGCCCGCAGGCATCACGTTGAAGCTGAACAGCCTCGAGGATCGCGCGCTGATCAGCAAGCTCTATGATGCCTCACAGGCCGGCGTGCCCGTACGCCTGATCATCCGCGGCATATGCTGCCTGGTGCCCGGGGCGCCGGGCTTGAGTGAACGCATCGAGGCCATCAGCCTCGTTGACCGCTACCTCGAGCATGCCCGCGCATATGTGTTCGAGAATGCCGGCAACCCGCGCGTTTACCTCTCCAGCGCCGATTGGATGGAGCGGAACCTCGACCGCCGAGTGGAAGTGGCCTTCCCGCTGCTGGATGGAGCATTGCGCGACGAAGTGATCAGCCTGCTCGGATTGCAATGGGCCGACACCACCAAGGCCCGGGTGATCGATGCCGGACAGACCAATGCGCATCGGCGCGCGCGACGCGGCAAGCCGCGCGGACATGCGCAACGCGATACCTATGCGCAGCTGCGCGCCGCCGCGAGGAAACGGAACCGGTGA
- a CDS encoding ABC transporter permease translates to MMNRLLLSISATLLRARMRQSVVAAVGVAISIGMYIALSGFMNGLNGLLDGLILNRTPHIRIYNEIRPADQQPLELLPLLQRSAGQDVAHPFINRIKPKSDQLAVRNALGIIDALRKDPRVDGIAPKVTAQVFFNAGTIEVNGAIQGIDPLEEDRLLHFSDYLLGCSVQDIAASANGVVLGKGLADKMRAGLGDAVQVSTIAGDRFTLKVIGFYQSGMADFDNVTCFVTLATAQNLLAKPRSWITDIQVRLKDLAAAPAMAKEYARRFDVDALDIQTANAQFETGSSVRSLISYVVSVVLLLVAGFGIYNILNMMIYEKLDSIAILKATGFSGGDVRVIFINLSMIIGSFGAATGLLLGGLLAMGIDRIPFHFDALPTMTTYPVDHHVRYYIIGVAFALVTTFIAGLFPARKASRVDPVEIIRGK, encoded by the coding sequence ATGATGAACCGGCTGCTCCTGAGCATCTCCGCCACCCTGCTGCGCGCGCGCATGCGCCAAAGCGTGGTGGCGGCGGTTGGCGTGGCCATCAGCATCGGCATGTACATAGCACTGAGCGGCTTCATGAACGGCCTCAATGGACTGCTCGACGGCCTCATCCTCAATCGCACGCCGCACATCCGCATCTACAACGAGATCCGTCCAGCGGACCAGCAGCCCTTGGAGCTCCTGCCCCTGCTCCAGCGTTCGGCGGGCCAGGATGTCGCGCACCCGTTCATCAACCGGATCAAGCCCAAGAGCGATCAACTGGCCGTGCGCAACGCGCTGGGCATCATCGATGCGCTCCGGAAGGATCCACGCGTGGACGGCATCGCGCCCAAGGTGACCGCGCAGGTCTTCTTCAATGCCGGCACCATCGAGGTGAACGGCGCCATTCAGGGCATAGATCCCTTGGAAGAGGACCGGCTGCTCCATTTCAGCGACTACCTGCTCGGCTGCTCCGTGCAGGACATCGCCGCCAGCGCCAATGGCGTGGTGCTGGGCAAGGGCCTTGCAGACAAGATGCGCGCGGGCCTCGGCGATGCGGTGCAGGTCTCCACCATCGCCGGCGACCGCTTCACGCTGAAGGTGATCGGCTTCTACCAGAGCGGCATGGCCGACTTCGACAACGTCACCTGCTTCGTCACGCTGGCCACTGCGCAGAACCTGCTGGCCAAGCCGCGCAGCTGGATCACCGACATCCAGGTGCGCCTCAAGGACCTTGCAGCGGCCCCGGCCATGGCCAAGGAATACGCGCGCCGCTTCGACGTGGATGCGCTCGACATCCAGACAGCCAACGCGCAGTTCGAGACCGGCAGCAGCGTGCGCAGCCTGATCAGCTACGTGGTGAGCGTGGTGCTCCTCCTCGTGGCGGGCTTCGGCATCTACAACATCCTCAACATGATGATCTACGAGAAGCTCGACAGCATCGCCATCCTCAAGGCCACGGGCTTCAGCGGCGGCGATGTGCGCGTGATCTTCATCAACCTCAGCATGATCATCGGCTCCTTCGGGGCGGCCACCGGGCTGCTGCTGGGCGGGCTGCTCGCCATGGGCATCGACCGCATCCCCTTCCACTTCGATGCGCTGCCCACCATGACCACCTACCCGGTGGACCACCACGTAAGATACTACATCATCGGCGTGGCTTTCGCGCTCGTCACCACCTTCATCGCCGGGCTATTCCCCGCGCGCAAAGCCAGCCGCGTGGACCCGGTGGAGATCATCCGCGGCAAATGA
- a CDS encoding NAD(P)/FAD-dependent oxidoreductase — protein sequence MAQPSHRIIVIGGGAAGFMAAISAKTHRHGAEVLLLEKSTKWLSKVRISGGGRCNVTHACPEPRKLARHYPRGEAFLRRVFTAWGQPQAVSWFATRGVQLKTEADGRMFPVTDDSSTVIDALQSAATSLGVQALLNHRVQRLERIHDGWTAITDQEHLTAKHVIIATGGSPGDEGLAWLQALGHELVPAVPSLFTFNLPEDPIRELIGVVTPNMRLRIANTRLESTGPLLITHWGLSGPAVLRLSAFGASALHALGYQYTVQVDWLGELNEHEARDRMQEESSAHPKRQLINSDAFALPARLWTFLLHRAGLPGEKPIGELGRKSLDRLLDVLTNDRYAASGKTTFKEEFVTAGGIALHQVDPLTLESRVAPGLHFAGEVLDIDGITGGFNFQAAWSTGWLAGKAAAASH from the coding sequence ATGGCTCAACCATCGCACCGCATCATAGTCATCGGCGGTGGTGCTGCGGGCTTCATGGCCGCCATCAGCGCGAAAACGCACCGCCATGGTGCTGAGGTGCTGCTGCTGGAGAAGAGCACGAAGTGGCTGTCCAAAGTGCGCATCAGCGGAGGAGGACGATGCAATGTGACGCATGCGTGCCCTGAGCCGCGGAAGCTGGCGCGCCATTACCCGCGCGGTGAAGCCTTCCTGCGCAGGGTATTCACCGCATGGGGTCAACCGCAGGCCGTTTCATGGTTCGCGACCCGCGGCGTGCAGCTGAAGACCGAAGCCGATGGCCGCATGTTCCCGGTGACGGACGATTCGAGCACTGTGATCGACGCCCTTCAATCGGCAGCGACGAGCTTGGGGGTGCAGGCCCTATTGAATCACCGGGTGCAACGCCTCGAGCGAATCCATGATGGATGGACCGCTATCACGGACCAGGAGCATCTCACCGCGAAGCACGTGATCATAGCCACGGGCGGATCGCCCGGCGATGAAGGGCTCGCTTGGCTGCAAGCGCTCGGGCATGAGCTGGTGCCTGCAGTGCCTTCGCTCTTCACCTTCAATCTGCCAGAGGATCCGATCCGTGAGCTCATAGGCGTGGTGACGCCCAATATGCGATTGAGGATCGCTAACACCAGGCTCGAAAGCACCGGGCCGCTGCTCATCACCCACTGGGGCTTGAGCGGCCCAGCGGTGCTCCGGCTCAGCGCTTTCGGTGCGAGCGCGCTGCATGCGTTGGGATACCAGTACACGGTGCAGGTCGATTGGCTCGGAGAATTGAACGAGCATGAGGCGCGCGATCGGATGCAAGAAGAATCCAGTGCGCATCCAAAACGCCAGCTCATCAACTCCGATGCCTTCGCTTTGCCTGCTCGGCTCTGGACCTTCCTGCTGCATCGTGCAGGACTGCCGGGTGAGAAACCCATCGGAGAGCTGGGCAGGAAATCGTTGGACCGCCTCCTCGACGTGCTCACCAACGATCGCTACGCAGCATCGGGGAAGACCACCTTCAAAGAGGAATTCGTCACGGCAGGCGGCATCGCTTTGCACCAAGTCGATCCGTTAACGCTGGAGAGCCGTGTGGCGCCCGGCCTGCACTTCGCAGGCGAGGTGCTGGACATCGACGGCATCACCGGCGGCTTCAACTTCCAAGCAGCGTGGAGCACGGGGTGGTTGGCGGGGAAGGCGGCGGCAGCATCGCATTGA
- a CDS encoding DUF418 domain-containing protein translates to MSAPATQRTDLLDALRGFALFGVVWSNYAVFAYWIFMDPEARSALPGAFLDAPLEAFHTILIDGKFYSIFSLLFGIGFGFFLSKGKNGLWRFYRRMLILLMIGWLHLRYLWAGDILFLYAVLGLLLPLFRKLGDRALVLTAAALILSPILIDAAIILTNARFDPLAPVLRFHEAREAELGSGTFPSMLAVPNGGWKEFMDANAHTWSFRFVHLIESNRAPKVLGLFLLGLWIARRRLFADVSANSALLKRLCILGFSVGLPSSVVMWWAEGNVGHPPEPASLLRAASYAFGVVPLAIAFASGFALLWRGDAWRPRLQVLAPMGRMALTNYLMQTIIALALFTGVGMGWGTHVSAVTFEAMALAVFIVQVIWSRWWLARFQYGPFEWVWRSLTYGRMMPMRKG, encoded by the coding sequence ATGAGCGCCCCCGCCACCCAGCGCACCGATCTGTTGGATGCCCTGCGCGGCTTCGCCCTCTTCGGCGTGGTCTGGAGCAACTACGCGGTGTTCGCCTACTGGATATTCATGGATCCGGAGGCGCGGTCCGCGTTACCCGGCGCCTTCCTGGATGCACCGCTCGAAGCCTTCCACACCATTCTCATCGACGGCAAGTTCTACTCGATCTTCTCGCTGCTCTTCGGCATCGGGTTCGGCTTCTTCCTCAGCAAGGGAAAGAATGGCTTGTGGCGCTTCTACCGGCGCATGCTCATCCTGCTCATGATCGGATGGCTGCACCTGCGCTACCTCTGGGCCGGCGACATCCTCTTCCTCTATGCGGTGCTTGGCCTGCTGCTGCCACTGTTCCGCAAGCTCGGTGATCGCGCCTTGGTGCTCACGGCCGCGGCGTTGATCCTGTCCCCGATCCTCATCGATGCCGCCATCATCCTCACGAACGCGAGGTTCGATCCCCTTGCGCCTGTGCTGCGTTTCCACGAGGCGCGCGAGGCCGAGCTGGGAAGCGGCACCTTTCCTTCCATGCTCGCCGTGCCGAACGGGGGCTGGAAGGAATTCATGGACGCCAATGCGCATACCTGGTCGTTCCGCTTCGTCCACTTGATCGAGAGCAACCGTGCGCCCAAGGTGCTCGGACTCTTCCTCCTCGGTCTGTGGATCGCACGGCGCAGGCTCTTCGCGGATGTGAGCGCGAATTCCGCCCTGCTGAAGCGGTTGTGCATCCTCGGCTTTTCGGTCGGGCTACCCAGCTCCGTGGTGATGTGGTGGGCGGAAGGGAATGTCGGCCATCCACCGGAGCCAGCATCGTTGCTGCGTGCGGCGAGCTACGCCTTCGGTGTGGTGCCCCTGGCCATCGCGTTCGCGAGCGGGTTCGCCCTGCTCTGGCGAGGTGATGCGTGGAGGCCGCGGTTGCAGGTGCTGGCCCCGATGGGCCGCATGGCGCTGACGAACTACCTCATGCAGACGATCATCGCCCTGGCGCTCTTCACCGGCGTGGGAATGGGATGGGGCACGCACGTGAGCGCGGTGACGTTCGAGGCGATGGCCCTGGCAGTCTTCATCGTGCAGGTGATCTGGAGCCGCTGGTGGCTGGCGCGGTTCCAGTACGGCCCCTTCGAGTGGGTGTGGCGTTCGCTCACCTATGGCAGGATGATGCCGATGCGGAAGGGCTAG
- a CDS encoding fructosamine kinase family protein, giving the protein MRLHVGQQVDIRAGIPAGGGSINDCYRLETDAGRFFVKVNAADHFPSLFEAEADGLRRLRGAGARVPDVIDHGEVDGQGYLLLEWIESGLMRHGFWKELGRGLARLHRHSQAQFGLDRDNYIGSLNQGNAQAADWPSFFIHQRLEPQLKMARDRQRLGDGAAFRFERLFMLIDGIFPEEPPALLHGDMWSGNILCDAKGQPVLLDPAVYYGHREMDLAMTRLFGGFEDPFHAAYQGEWPLAEGWEERVDLCNLYPLMVHVNLFGGGYTAQVESIIKRFA; this is encoded by the coding sequence TTGCGCCTGCACGTCGGGCAGCAGGTCGATATCCGCGCAGGGATTCCGGCTGGAGGTGGCAGCATCAACGACTGCTACCGGCTCGAAACGGATGCCGGTCGCTTTTTCGTGAAGGTGAACGCTGCGGACCATTTCCCGAGCCTCTTCGAAGCTGAGGCCGATGGCTTGCGCCGCTTGCGTGGAGCAGGGGCCCGGGTGCCGGATGTGATTGACCATGGTGAAGTCGATGGCCAAGGCTATCTGCTTCTGGAGTGGATCGAATCAGGCTTAATGCGGCACGGCTTCTGGAAAGAGCTGGGCCGGGGGCTGGCAAGGCTGCACAGGCATTCGCAAGCGCAATTCGGATTGGACCGCGACAACTACATCGGCTCCTTGAACCAAGGGAATGCACAGGCCGCTGATTGGCCTTCATTCTTCATTCACCAACGATTGGAACCGCAGCTGAAGATGGCCCGCGACCGCCAACGCTTGGGAGACGGCGCAGCCTTCCGCTTCGAGCGGTTATTCATGCTGATCGACGGGATCTTCCCTGAAGAGCCGCCCGCTCTGCTGCATGGCGACATGTGGAGCGGCAACATCCTCTGCGATGCCAAGGGCCAGCCCGTGCTGCTCGATCCGGCCGTGTACTATGGCCACCGCGAGATGGACCTCGCGATGACCAGGCTCTTCGGCGGTTTCGAGGATCCTTTCCACGCCGCATACCAAGGGGAATGGCCGCTGGCCGAAGGATGGGAGGAACGCGTGGACCTCTGCAACCTGTACCCGCTGATGGTGCATGTGAACCTGTTCGGCGGTGGATACACCGCACAGGTCGAGTCCATCATTAAGCGATTCGCTTGA